In a single window of the Thunnus albacares chromosome 1, fThuAlb1.1, whole genome shotgun sequence genome:
- the foxr1 gene encoding forkhead box protein R1, with translation MTLQLKTKARLFDLHCSVGLTDWDMDKELKLATTTDQFYHDDKLSDQYVVQRPSARASRRKDEFIWYDKTSDTFVKPNLWLLVNPNIACPIQYGQTAADQLSLCEHAEEIRTSAETQRPPTHDAPLQEKLLHSVSSTEYLDEDASCRSTKSRRKGRTTKVRDSKTLKPGCWPRPPVNYCILIALALKSSHTGSLKVQQIYNFTREHFPFFQTAPEGWKNTIRHNLCFNSSFRKTCNQLCRDGKRKSCFWHLTLDGQRRLKDEIRMLTGESLKQLERSMSCPGIIQSLLAL, from the exons ATGACTTTACAGCTGAAAACCAAAGCTCGACTCTTTGACCTGCACTGCTCTGTCGGCCTGACGGACTGGGACATGGACAAGGAGCTGAAACTGGCAACAACCACTGACCAGTTTTATCACG ATGACAAACTGAGTGATCAATACGTGGTGCAGAGACCCTCTGCACGAGCCTcaagaagaaaagatgaattCATTTGGTACGATAAAACATCAG ACACCTTTGTGAAGCCAAACCTGTGGCTGTTAGTGAATCCAAACATCGCCTGCCCGATCCAGTACGGACAAACTGCAGCAGATCAGCTGAGTCTCTGTGAACATGCAGAGGAAATCCGAACATCTGCAGAGACCCAACGTCCACCTACCCATGATGCTCCTCTCCAGGAGAAACTGCTGCACTCTGTGTCCTCCACTGAGTATCTG GATGAGGACGCCTCCTGTCGATCAACCAAGAGCAGACGCAAAGGGAGAACCACAAAAGTCAGG GACAGTAAGACCCTGAAGCCAGGATGCTGGCCTCGTCCACCGGTGAATTACTGCATCCTCATCGCTTTGGCACTTAAGAGCAGCCACACCGGAAGCCTCAAAGTCCAGCAGATTTATAACTTCACTAG AGAACACTTCCCCTTCTTTCAGACAGCTCCTGAGGGCTGGAAGAACACCATTCGACACAACCTTTGCTTCAACAGCAGCTTCCGCAAAACCTGCAACCAGCTGTGCAGAGATGGCAAGAGGAAGTCCTGCTTTTGGCACCTGACTCTGGACGGCCAGCGCCGGCTGAAGGATGAGATCCGCATGCTGACAGGAGAATCTTTAAAGCAGCTAGAGAGGAGCATGTCCTGCCCAG gtATAATTCAGAGTTTACTTGCACTGTGA